Genomic DNA from Candidatus Tanganyikabacteria bacterium:
CCCTTTTCGCAAACGTGGTGTTGAGCAACGGCGTTCGGAACGGCAACGTCATCTGGTCGTCGACCGACGACTCCCGGGCGATCGTCGACCGGTGGACGGGGGAGGTGATCGCCGTCGCCCCGGGCGACGTGGCCCTGGTGGCATCTTACGTGCCCGATCCACTGGTAAAGGCGATGGTCGTCGTCACGATCACGGATCCTGCGTCGCCCTCGTCCACGGGGCACACGTCAAGCGGGGGACCTCCCGGCGCGCCCCCGCTCGTGGATCGGGCGCAAGTCCTGACGTCTGGCGCGATACTGTGCCGCGGCGGATGAGTCGAGTTCGACCTGGATTACTGGTACTGCTGGCTCATTGCCCGGATCGTGTGATGGACCTCTTCCACGAGATCGGGCGGATCGAGCACCCTGACGTGCTGCCCGAAGCCCAGGATTCTTCGGACGGCGTGCAGGGTGATGGCGGCTTCCGATTCGATAATCCGGGAACCGTCCTCCGCATCGCTGTCGTAGACCGCCTGGATCAGCCGGCCCCGGGAATGGATCCGGGCGAACCGCGGGGCGA
This window encodes:
- a CDS encoding Ig-like domain-containing protein; this translates as MPRRPSAWSAAAILGTMLAGCTGTVTPSGPVQSATPKPRTQANTLAGPAGAVPAGAVPAAVATLSVMPQALSLKTGQHGTLFANVVLSNGVRNGNVIWSSTDDSRAIVDRWTGEVIAVAPGDVALVASYVPDPLVKAMVVVTITDPASPSSTGHTSSGGPPGAPPLVDRAQVLTSGAILCRGG